A window of Hevea brasiliensis isolate MT/VB/25A 57/8 unplaced genomic scaffold, ASM3005281v1 Scaf7, whole genome shotgun sequence genomic DNA:
atgcatgatttgtatttaatactcatgttcagtcaaatttttgaataaatgttatttaagttctgcataaagattattttagtatgttgtgcaccactgagtcctagtactcaacgatagcttttattgctgtcgcagatatagagactagaggagcagcagactgagctgctgaggattgaggatttatcagcttgaagttatcgggtataatttataccctgcctgtaaatatttattttgatgtatgtaatgcacagaaatgtatggacatgtgcaaatgggtcttgagcagcttgtacaaaatctgtataaaattggtaataaattttagtttggattttcttaatgtaaatttttgtatgatgtatatataaattgtttatctttaaagaaatatggatgtatgaaattgattgacagtaccTTGAGGATTatggaattttggaaattgagaaatgttgactgttgaattttgaaatttgagagaatggttgagattgattgtgaaattgaagaagtggttgaaaaattattggaagtgttttttttcaggtatttgaagaactgttttctcaaaatacaaacgaaactctgccaaaatttttataaaatttgcgaaaaaataaaatggactaaaaatattaactagttttaaatttaattaaatgttttaaatacctattagaaaatgctcaccacttatcaaaaataagaaaattgttttaaaatcccttatagggtacttaatgagttatcgataggtgaagttcggtagttcattaggtattctacgggatcatgttatgccttacagaggggtaaggtgtgacagttccCATAGAAAATTGTGcttcaattgaaaataaatgaataagctaattagaatgctaaaatttaaagatattgataatgaaattcaaaattaaaattggtatttgagaaaTTTAAGggaaatcaaataattaattaaactaattgaaCTAAATAACTAAAACTTAAGATGAAATTACTAATTATAAATTTGAGATGATTTAAATCTAACTTCAATaagaattaaagtgattctagagatagagATTTCCAATATtacttgcatgtggtttatctccAATTTAGGCAGACACATGAGATTTGCAATTTTTAaaggaaatcaattcttagttccTTAAAACCTCTCTCAAGCATTTCAAAATTGGTTGTcatcaaatcaaacctattttcacggtatttcaaacctgatAAAAATCCatctaaagctctaattgattataAAAGTCCTTTTAattttcttagcttatttctaacatcaagaaaatcaagtttattacaagattatctatcctaaacattcacttttcagtcaATCTGTAaatgattaaaacttaacttgatGAGGGCACTTTCATTAAGACAATAAGctcacaaacaataaataaaaaatgtaaCAAATCTCATTAAAATagttaaatcaatttaaaaaccaCAATATAAGGCAATATTTACATACCCATCTCTGAAATCTTAAAGTTATACTCACAAATTATGATTTCAAGACAAACTCAAGTGAATAAATGAAGAAGAAATGAATATCTAAACTAAGAGAAAGAAAAACTCAGTAAAAATGGTGAAGAAACTGCTATTGGAACATTGGAGAAGACGTCATCTTGGTTGCTGCAACAATGATCCAAGGATGCTTCTCTCTCTTCCTTCTCTCTTTTGCAAAATGGGTTAAAAGACAGAAGATTCTGGAGAAAAGATTATATATTAGGTCAAATGAGAGAAAGTACCACGTCAGCATCTTTCATTAAAATGACATAAGCTGGATTGGGTTGTGTTGCGCTTGTGTCGCAAGTTGTGCACCTTTTTGGACAATTTTCGAGACTTATCAAGTGCACCAACACTGGCTGCTACATAAGCTACACAAGCTGTGTCATATATTGTGCAACTTTCTGTTCTTTAAATTCAACTTcaaatttttctctttaaaattttgTAGATCAGCTCTGATTTCTTTCAAATGACTGCTctgatcaaaatatcatcaaatttctctatattttaatctataaaataagtaaatttcataaattaaactaagaagtatgaaaagagaaaattaactaaataaaggATAATTTCTAGTATATTAGCTGTAAACATaagtaaattaattataaaaattatacttaaataatgATATGAAATGCATCCATCAATATATGAGGGCAAAATATTCACATatataattataagaaaataaaatatttctaatTTTAACTTATATCTTTACTGCTCAATttagatataaaataattataatttcgtataaaaaatattgataatattttttatattttacattacaaaaaattttgataaaattaaatgtTTGTCAGTTAATAATAAATTAGaagaaaatattatatattaaaatactcATATGGTGATATATatctaactccgcctaagtagtttgcgcttagccggtcccaagcccggataaaggaggagggttgcggtaggtgacaaccagcgtaaaaatttcgtcacaccctatgatatggattcaaatgatataaatgttggggcgtcctctactaacgacgcgctacatcggagcccgggtgtagtgataaatatgcaagggtgtagggcgttcaccgaaagcgacgcgccatgctggcgcccgggtgtggtgttaagtgagcaagggttcccacatcatggacgggtgtgggtaaagaagttagtccataggacagataatagaacaaatagtggaacataaCACAAGAtaaacatagaaaataatagaagatatcatagaaggagaccaattaggaaggagcaggataggaggaggatcagggttggtacttggaatgttggatcacttacaggaaaattaatggagcttgtggataccttggaaaggagaagggtgaatattgcttgcattcaggagactaaatgggtaggagagaaaagtaaggaagtgggtaattcaggtacaaattgtggtttctgaaaggagagaaacaagaacggagtgggtataatcatagacaggacattgaaagacgcagagtagtgtgaaaagagtaggagatagaattatactagtaaaactagtactagacggagaaacaataaatatagttagtgcttatgccccacaaataggactagacagtgagagtaaacaaaggttttgggaagatatggatgatttaatgcaaagcataccgaatgaagagaatgttttcattggtggagatttgaatggacatgtaggaagtgataggcaaggttatgagaatgttcatggaggttttggttttggcagtcgaaatgaggaggaaaaagcatcctggattttgctatggcatacgacctaatactagcaaatacctactttataaaaagagagtcacatttagtgactttcaaaagtgggcaacatagaagccaaatcgacttcctcttaaccaggaagacaaatagagctctatgcaaggattgcaaggtcattccaggagaggctttaacaagtcaacataggttggtggtcttggatgtcaagtttaggaacaattcaagtaaggtcagaagaaatagtgtagctcgaacaaagtggtgggagttcaaaggagtaaagcaagtgaagttcaaaaatgagcttcttgagtccgaagtCTGGAAGCTAGTTATGGAGGGCTattatatgtggatacagatgggaTCATAGTTTAGAGAAgttgctagaaaagtacttgggagtctaaggacatggaccaccctcaaagagagatggtggtggaatgaggaagtacaaaaggcgttgaagagaaaaagggaatggtataagaaattacctaaatgtgataataatgaggcatatgaacaagtacaagatagcaaagaaagaggcaaaaaggcGATTAGCCaaacaagagcacaggcctttgaaaagttatatgagaaacttggaactaaagaaggggagaaagatatttatagattagcaaggagtagagaaaggaaatgtcaagatctcaatcaagttaggtgcattaaggataaagaaggaaaagtgttggtgaaagacgaggacattaaagaaagatggaaaaattattttaatgatctctttaataataatcaaaatggaaatagcgtgaatatagattatagaacaatagaaaagaatgtaaattatactagaaggattagatctttagaagtaaaggaagcacttaagagaatgaaagtaggtaaagcctgtggacccgatgaaataccaattgaagtgtggaagtatttgggagatatgggagtggcatggttaactaaattatttaataagattctaaactcaaagaaaatgcctgatgaatggaggaagagtattttagtacctatttttaaaaataagggagacatacagagttgctcaaactataggggaattaaactcatgagccatactatgaagttgtgggagagagttgtggagcatcgactacgtcatgatacttctatctctctcaatcaatttggtttcatgcctggtcgttcaactatggaagcgatctttctcattagaagcttgatggagaaatatagagatgggaagaaagatctacacatggtttttattgatttggagaaggcttatgatagtgttccaagagaggtcttatggaatgcgttagaacaaaagagggtatctattaggtacatacaagtattgaaagatatgtatgaaggagcaactactattgtgcgcagtgGGAGGGACacgagagattttccgatctcaattggattacaccaaggatcagccataagcccttacctttttacattagttttagatgaaccgaaacatatacaagagagtattccttggtgcatgatgtttgcggatgatattgttttgatagatgagacacgagaaggagtcaataggaagctagaactttggagaagtactctagagtcaaagggttttaagttaagtagaacgaagacagaatacatgcattgcaagttcagtgaaggccaaaattgtgatagggaaggagttagtttgaatggagtggcacattcccaaaataatcactttaaatatttaggctcgatccttcaagtagatggggatgtgaggaggatgttagtcatagaattaaagcggatggttgaagtggagacgtgccacgggagttttatgtgatcgtaagattcacaataaattaaaaggaaaattttaccgtacagacatacgaccggctatgctatatggtagtgagtgttgggcactgaaagagtcgtatgcatctaagataagagttgcagagatgagaatgttaaggtggatgagtggtcatactagactagataaagtccgtaatgaaagtattagagaaaaggtaggagttgtgccaattgaagataagttgagagaagggagattgaggtggtttggtcatgtgaagcgtagacatacggaggctccagttagacaagtagagcacattaggctagaggatagaaagaaaaaaaggggtagacctaaattgacttggaggagagtagtgcaaagatgacttagaagcattacacatttctgaggatttaacccaaaatcgttcagagtggaaaaagcgaatccatatagccgaccccaaatttttgggataaaggcttagttgagttgagttgagttgagttggtgatatatatctatatttttttttatttatattaattattttttgatattgatttatgaataaaaatatttacatcTTTTCTATCCTATCATTGTCATGTAACAAAAAAGTCGTTGGGTCATTAAAGAGAGTTGGCTTGCGGCTTTCTTTCTTAGGCTTTGATTTTCAGTTTTATTTCCACAAAGACTTGTTGTTATTGACTAGTTTTATACGTTAAAACACTCAATTGTTGATAATGTGTATGCGTTATATATTGCATAATCtagattgaaaattaaaaaaaatatattattcattGATAGTTTCATATTTgagtttctattttttttaatttttttatttaaaaaaaatatattatatattatattataaaataataaaaatttatttttaattatgaaagatgttaataatttttaaaattttttaaattagaaaACTCTAGTGAATGTATTTCACATGTTCCTTGAAATTTTCTTTCAAAATGaaaaatagaaaaatgaaaaaaaaaatctacaagaaaacaactaattaaataactaattgaatcccttaaaacgACTTGTCGTGCCAGTATGGTTGGACCAGATGAGCAAGCGGTTTACAGCCAAGGAACCAAGTAGCGTTTTCATTGACGAGTAAAGGTCTTGGTCTTCCTTGGAGACAATAGATGCCTTTAATTTCCACAAGTAATATTATGTTCTCCATTCATTTTCGGTTGATTTCTCTGGAGTAATCAACTGATCATCctgccttctctctctctctctctttacatACTCTGATTGCTAAAGGTAATAAGTTTTCCTTCTCTGTTATCGCTCAATTCCATAGTTTCTTTGATATTGTTTCACTCTTTAATTATTCGGTTTTTGtttcttatttatatattttctcTTTCTATTCTGTTGCTCTTTAATTAGCAGCTTGCTGTTTATTTTCAAAAGGAAACTGATTcggttttcatttctcatttgatCGCAAAAATCAGTAAGTTCTTTTGTGTGTGTGAGTTTGTTATCTTCTTCCTTTCTGTTAATTCCCTCTGCAACTCTTTTTgtctttctatttattttttatttttaattttttttttcctttcccttaTTAGATCTCTTCATGAGAAGACAGTCTCTACTCTGTTTTGTGTCTCATTGTATTTTGAGAAGGCATCGTCCTCCTTTATTTCATCATTTCTTtctttcgtttttttttttttttttttttctggtacTTGAGTTGAAGATAAAAAGACTAATGACTAAGAAAAGGGaagatttttttatattttataaattttatttataattttaattttaataatcttatctAATTACAAAGATtactaaaattatatttaactttTACTAATTAGGCTTTCAACAAGCTTTAAAAAATAGCACAATGCTGtgagtattattttttttattttattcatttaatataattaataaataaaaatatttaacatgtttaattttattttataataatataaaatataatatttatatcttataaataaaattattatctattaataatttaattcatctaaaataaaattttaatcattcATTATATTACGtatcatatatgtatatatagttTGGTTTAAGACAAACTATTTAATaacaaaatatttattattaatttgttataatacattgaataaaatataaataaataatgaaaaaaattcaTTTTAGAATTGACTtacaaaaaaaagtaaaataatagtAATActagttaaaaaaattaattaacctaTCTTAAAAGAAAGCCTAAATTATTTTTAGGGTAATaggtttaatatatataaataatatatgaatattcttttaaaaatatttttaattatttacaaataaattaaatatatcacaaattatatcaaaatttaagagcaaagtatgtaaatttaattatttactacTTAAAAACTAAATTTACACATTTAATAGATTAAACAACTctaaataaatattaagaaaaagtCCGTGCATATcatttgtttaaatattttttaggtaataataataataataattaattattataataataataattaattattataataataataataattaattattataataataataattaattattataataataataattaattattattactctgaaaagtatttttagtagaaaaaagcaaaaatattactaaaatagattattaatttgttattatacttttcttattattttatattttactaaTATAATGTTGGTGTATAAAGTAAAATTCATTTTATCATAAaatggaattattttaaaatttattttgtaaatataataataattaaaactaaatttaataattaaataaccaaataattaaaatttaaaatgataataagagaaaaaaaaatgataaaaaaattttaaattcgtaTGCTAACATTTAAgtagttaaaaaaattaaaataaataaataaaaatttaaagaaagtaCTTAAGTCCAAAAATTAAAGTACTTAAGTCCTACTCTCTTTGATGAAAAGGTATGCAGTCTCTTCCCATTCCATTTTTATCGTTAATTGCTCCCGATGTTACAACATACCCATGCTCCTCCTTTAGGATTGGTGTTGTAATTGGcctaaattttaatatttgattaaaaaaaaattttattagtaaATTGTATATTTCAAATTTGAACAATGTTGGATGGTCTAAATACAGTGCTATGTTAGTTTTAGGGGATCTGCGATCCCCGGTTGGGTATGAGTCAAAATGAAATTATCGAGTCTAGTTTATTCAGACTATTGATTTTTGATACAGGTTGCATTCCCCAACTTGGAGCAAATGCAAATTCTCAACATGGATAATTTGAAGATGATATGGCACAATGAACTCCATTCAGATTCCTTTTGCAAAATGAAAGTACTTGAGGTGAAATACTGCGAAGaactacttaaaatttttccATCCATGTTGCTGAGAGACCTCCAGAATCTTGGGGATTTGGTCATATGGAATTGTACTTCACTGAAAGAGGCGTTTGATTTGCAAGAGCTGATTAAAATGAAAGAAACAGTGGCCTTTCAATTGAGAACTCTGTACATTGCAAACCTCCCAAATTTGAAGCATGTATGGAATGAAGATCCTCTGGGACTTGTGCTGTTTCATAACCTAAGTTCAGTGTATGTTAGGGATTGTccaaatctaaaatttattttCCCAGCTTCAATAGCTAAAAATCTGCCACAACTCGAAACCCTGCATATAAGAAGTTGTGAGGTGGAGGAAATTGTTGCTCAGGACCAAGGATTAGAAGCAACTTCTGAATTTGTTTTTCCTTGCTTAAAGTTCTTGACTTTTGGGGAATTATATGAGCTCAAGTGCTTCTACCCAGGAATACACACTATGGAATCTCCAATGCTAAAGAGGTTAGCGGTGTATCATTGTGAGGAAGTAAACATTTTTTGTTCAGAATATGAGAACTTGGTAGAAACAAATAAAGAGTGTCAACTCATGACTCAA
This region includes:
- the LOC131177661 gene encoding uncharacterized protein LOC131177661, which translates into the protein MQILNMDNLKMIWHNELHSDSFCKMKVLEVKYCEELLKIFPSMLLRDLQNLGDLVIWNCTSLKEAFDLQELIKMKETVAFQLRTLYIANLPNLKHVWNEDPLGLVLFHNLSSVYVRDCPNLKFIFPASIAKNLPQLETLHIRSCEVEEIVAQDQGLEATSEFVFPCLKFLTFGELYELKCFYPGIHTMESPMLKRLAVYHCEEVNIFCSEYENLVETNKECQLMTQVLQPLFSFRKVWAQSP